From a single Eremothecium sinecaudum strain ATCC 58844 chromosome III, complete sequence genomic region:
- the PKP2 gene encoding protein kinase PKP2 (Syntenic homolog of Ashbya gossypii AAR157C; Syntenic homolog of Saccharomyces cerevisiae YGL059W (PKP2)), with translation MLSFSKAHKSLFNAHIRYLSNVPHQVVKNRDYTVSSNISQVPDVSKYFPATPISELAPYISDAWSAYPKGSKYVNQHHYYQNKKVLVERYLQKKPHAVSLKQLAQYYDDSKQLTLEKVLKSGQFAKDELVVRMAHTLKKVQDLPFNVVNNFHFVQVYESYYDIFERCRKLPQIRTLEDNKQLTDMLNAIMSDFNSLNLPHLIMAALECCILDLYPQKELDKLISSLLRARISRRLIAQEHLSATSNFLAGKKDINLIFGDIIQLCSAKEYLLEASKICEAFTKDMFYDGIPLPEFIIDGAVDLKFYFLPTHLEYLLGECLRNSYEATVKEYIRKGLSKPEPIVVTIIENKHSFLFRISDRAGGIPHDDRTIWSFGKSKELARQSLANFHKLSGLQTISLYDDRSHYGTLSSDHPHSKPTRTSMLLSELHPKKEKYKFQFKRPLIGLLSRASRYKLGVGLAMCKVYAEYWNGDLTVHSVQGYGTDTVLKLGSLLHYSDKLQLDKV, from the coding sequence ATGCTTTCCTTTTCTAAGGCTCATAAATCGTTATTTAACGCTCATATACGATATTTGAGTAATGTACCCCACCAAGTTGTTAAGAATAGAGATTATACGGTGTCGTCGAATATCTCGCAGGTTCCTGATGTTAGCAAATACTTTCCAGCGACTCCAATCTCAGAACTAGCCCCCTATATTAGCGATGCATGGAGTGCTTATCCTAAGGGATCGAAGTACGTTAACCAACATCACTACTACCAAAATAAGAAAGTTTTGGTTGAAAGATATTTACAGAAGAAACCGCATGCAGTGTCATTAAAGCAGCTTGCACAGTATTATGATGACTCTAAACAGCTTACGTTGGAAAAGGTCCTCAAATCTGGTCAGTTTGCCAAGGATGAGCTTGTGGTTCGTATGGCTCACACCCTTAAAAAGGTGCAGGACCTCCCGTTTAATGTGGTGAACAATTTCCACTTTGTGCAGGTGTATGAGTCGTACTATGACATTTTTGAACGTTGCCGTAAGCTTCCCCAGATCAGGACTCTGGAGGACAACAAACAGCTCACTGACATGTTGAACGCGATTATGAGCGATTTTAATTCTCTGAATTTGCCTCATCTTATAATGGCTGCACTAGAATGCTGCATTCTTGATCTCTACCCACAGAAGGAGCTGGACAAGCTTATATCAAGTCTGCTACGTGCTCGAATTTCCAGGAGGCTCATAGCTCAAGAACACCTGAGTGCCACTTCAAACTTCTTGGCAGGAAAGAAGGATATAAACCTTATTTTCGGAGACATCATACAGCTTTGCAGCGCAAAGGAGTACCTACTAGAGGCTTCCAAAATATGCGAGGCATTTACCAAAGACATGTTTTACGATGGAATTCCCTTACCTGAATTTATTATCGACGGTGCTGTGGACCTGAAGTTTTACTTCCTTCCAACACACCTTGAGTATCTTCTTGGCGAGTGCCTACGTAATAGCTACGAGGCTACCGTAAAGGAGTACATCAGAAAGGGCCTTTCAAAACCCGAGCCCATAGTTGTCACCATTATTGAGAACAAACATAGTTTCTTGTTTAGAATCAGTGACCGCGCAGGTGGCATACCGCATGACGATAGAACAATCTGGTCTTTTGGAAAATCAAAAGAATTAGCAAGACAATCCTTGGCAAATTTCCACAAGCTCTCAGGCTTGCAGACTATCTCTTTGTATGACGACCGAAGTCACTATGGAACTCTAAGTTCTGATCACCCGCATTCCAAGCCTACCCGCACATCAATGCTACTCAGTGAGTTACATCCTAAGAAAGAAAAGTACAAATTCCAGTTTAAAAGACCTCTTATAGGTCTTCTGAGCCGGGCGTCAAGGTATAAACTAGGTGTTGGACTCGCGATGTGTAAGGTGTACGCAGAATATTGGAACGGGGACCTAACCGTACATTCTGTACAGGGATACGGTACTGACACGGTATTAAAGCTAGGTAGCTTGCTCCACTACAGCGACAAACTACAGCTAGACAAGGTCTGA
- the HPC2 gene encoding Hpc2p (Syntenic homolog of Ashbya gossypii AAR158W; Syntenic homolog of Saccharomyces cerevisiae YBR215W (HPC2); 1-intron in Ashbya gossypii), with protein sequence MSNNELITIDDDEHLPTNPVEDLLANGTVKRPSETPSLQSDEPKRQKSIPNIANELARNRAESRLPALGAVPQNASGTGRPRIHAIPLSSLLSPSIDHNYLNSSPSPAIPAPFSAVIPKLETPSTVTDNRLPLKQESTAASTPLTKVPSASPSMPVTKSTGGAKAAAGATKKATTRKKSETAAKKKAEGTTAASRKKSDGTKAGPAKKTATKNSRKEKPAAANPASSPSATPQPNNARTVILPSQDGSLTPTGSNMQSQEGAEELPVLVATTGTPVNATTQQKGLKRSQSNLNPSQKSGTQDASKAKKTLSATNLSTNAASPSPSQSLSGPSASEKGTGVASTSKKTANSGAAKKENKSKSKQVASKKKETSAIPVVPASETTSPPVTAPQTPKKLSAAPPIKSPSLMDVFDQKSSGSTVEENDVPIIVLDVPLYQVDNEDYLDENGQVVFNFYNLVEEKYGSQAVSRSKDGASAGSKGENADDLEVMEDDDEEEDEKAGSASGAPVSKNPKKKPNPLKGKSRVGKYDIEDPFIDDSELLWEEQRAATKDGFFVYFGPLIQKGQYATFERVDGTMKKGGVRNPR encoded by the exons ATGTCAAATAATGAAT TAATTACAATTGATGACGATGAACATCTCCCTACGAACCCCGTAGAGGATTTATTGGCCAATGGTACGGTTAAGCGGCCCTCAGAGACTCCTAGTTTGCAAAGTGATGAGCCTAAACGGCAGAAATCCATACCGAATATTGCAAACGAGTTGGCAAGGAATCGTGCAGAATCGAGATTGCCAGCGTTAGGAGCAGTTCCGCAGAATGCTAGCGGCACAGGAAGGCCGAGGATTCATGCGATACCTCTTTCGTCGCTTCTTTCACCGTCCATTGATCATAACTACTTAAATTCTTCTCCGTCACCTGCGATTCCTGCCCCATTTAGTGCAGTAATACCCAAATTGGAGACCCCAAGTACTGTGACCGATAATAGACTTCCATTGAAGCAAGAGTCTACAGCAGCTTCTACGCCTTTAACCAAGGTACCGTCTGCTAGTCCATCTATGCCTGTCACTAAGAGTACAGGAGGTGCTAAGGCTGCAGCAGGTGCTACAAAGAAAGCCACTACAAGGAAGAAAAGTGAAACTGCGGCTAAAAAGAAAGCGGAGGGGACGACAGCTGCGTCTAGAAAGAAGTCTGATGGCACTAAGGCTGGGCCGGCTAAGAAGACCGCTACTAAGAACTCCAGAAAGGAGAAACCTGCTGCTGCAAACCCCGCATCGTCGCCTTCTGCGACTCCGCAGCCCAACAACGCTCGAACAGTAATTCTGCCCTCTCAAGATGGTTCTTTAACTCCTACAGGTTCGAATATGCAATCCCAAGAAGGAGCGGAAGAGTTGCCGGTGTTAGTGGCAACCACTGGTACACCGGTCAATGCAACTACGCAACAGAAGGGACTGAAAAGATCGCAATCGAACTTGAATCCAAGTCAGAAATCAGGTACGCAGGATGCCAGCAAGGCTAAGAAGACTCTGTCTGCTACGAACTTATCGACAAACGCGGCCTCTCCATCGCCATCACAATCTTTATCTGGCCCGTCGGCGTCTGAGAAGGGAACAGGGGTGGCATCGACATCAAAGAAAACCGCCAATTCTGGGGCAGCTAAGAAGGAGAACAAATCCAAATCCAAACAAGTGGCTTCTAAGAAAAAGGAGACATCCGCAATTCCTGTCGTGCCAGCATCAGAAACTACGTCTCCGCCAGTTACAGCACCACAGACTCCAAAGAAATTATCAGCTGCTCCACCCATCAAATCTCCATCCCTAATGGACGTTTTTGACCAGAAATCTAGTGGTTCTACTGTCGAGGAGAATGACGTACCTATAATCGTATTAGATGTGCCACTTTACCAGGTCGACAATGAAGATTACTTAGATGAGAATGGCCAAGTAGTGTTCAACTTTTACAACCTTGTTGAAGAGAAGTATGGTTCCCAAGCTGTCTCGAGATCAAAGGATGGGGCCAGTGCTGGCAGCAAGGGAGAAAATGCTGATGATCTAGAAGTAATGgaggatgatgatgaagaagaagatgagaaGGCCGGAAGTGCATCTGGCGCTCCCGTTTCAAAGAACCCTAAAAAGAAGCCAAACCCATTGAAGGGAAAGAGCAGGGTTGGAAAGTATGATATCGAAGATCCATTCATTGACGACTCCGAGCTTTTATGGGAGGAGCAACGAGCAGCTACCAAAGATGGATTTTTTGTCTACTTTGGCCCCCTAATTCAAAAAGGGCAGTATGCCACATTTGAAAGGGTCGATGGAACAATGAAAAAGGGTGGTGTTCGTAACCCAAGGTGA